From the Antennarius striatus isolate MH-2024 chromosome 15, ASM4005453v1, whole genome shotgun sequence genome, the window CACCCCTGGCAGCTTTAGACTGGAACAATGGATGCTGATCAGAAACTGAGGAACACAACAGCAAATAATACATTGCTTAAAAATCCATTAATAATATGGTGCACATTATCAATTCATTGACTTTGTGATTTTCAATAGAGGGGTACACTTATCAACCATTTGCTGCAATTAAACAGTTCACTGTCCCATTGGATTatctctaaaataaaaaacgaGTGAAACGAGGGCAGAAAAAGACAATAGAAATACTCTATGTATAAAAAGCTACTGGGAATAGCTaatgttcatgcatacttctcTATTGCCCAAGTCAAGCGAACATGTAAATTTTCTGagcatgtgcaaaaaaaaaaaatacattcatacaaCCAATGCTTAGTTGGTtggtttattagtttatttttaaatgtttttaaaccacAAGAAATTTAAACAAGTCAAATATGTACAGAGCTAAATGACTGAGTAAATGTGGATTATTTATTATGGATCGCAATACCAAGTTAAAGTATCTCTCATATCAACAGTGATGACACCCACCAGGATCTGGAGCATGTGGCTGAAGGGCAGGgaaatcattttcaaacaaaaacgTGCTTTCATAGTTGGCATTTACCTGGCGAGAAATACAAGACAGTTATTAGAAAAGGGAGTGACAAAACTAAAACTGTGTCTCTTCTACCCAAGTGACTGTCATTAGGAGATGTGAAAGAGAATAAGCGTAAAGTAAATGCTAATGGCATGGGATCATGAAACTGATGATGTACACAAGAGAAGATAATCCTGAAAGTACTGTTTGAATTATACAGATATCAAATTATGACCAAACAAACTCCTGTTTGTTGTGTAATTCAGGCCTGTCAACATATCTTCTGATTCATGTTTATCTATGCAGTCTTACCTTCCCACTTGCACGTGTGTTCCCAGGACATAGTGGGTTGCTGGCGTCGTATCTAGGTACGTGTTTCTCAGGTGGCTTTTCCACCTGACCTGCCCAGGGTCTTTTCATGCGATGGGCCGACACCAAAACCCAGGAGTCGCGCAGAGGGTTATATCGTAGGTGCTGGTGCTCTGAGAGTTTTAGGAGATAGAAGACAAGATGAAGTTGCATGCAGgcatatacacaaacacatatacacagacaaacaagcaaaggCGGTGAAATCTATTCACAGAAAATGGCAGTTTCATCCTCAGTAACAAATATCTGTACTGTATTGGTATTTTGTTAGAATATTATATAGATGAGCAGAAAAAACAGAATGCAAATGGATTTGCAAATCCATTAACAGTCATATAGGTGATCACAGTACAAATATCAGTGTTCAGATGTTTGAAATCTGTATATATTAATGCTCAAGTCCATCTTCTGCAACACATTTTGAACAATTTGGGTCACGTTAACAGTCAGTCATCTGTttttgtcaacacacacacagaaaacatctgGGATGAGAGGGAGGATAATTATTGGCGTTTAGAAAGCAGAATTCCATCCCATTCCACCTTGATGCGAAACGCCAGCTGCTAATCTGTGTGAAGACTCTCTGTTGCTGTATTTGACGCTGtattaataaatatacatttgaCGCTGTTATACAAAATCATGATGCTGCACTTCCAACGAATCTCTTTACCTAATAAAAATCCAATCAGGGATTTTTAATCATCCGACAGCTCACCCAGTTTTGATGTTTCTGCAAAGCTTTTTGTTAATCGAAGAACACcgtttcatatactgtactgacACACATCCAAAAGTACACACAATACATGTGGATCACCACAATGATGTGTTTTCAGTTCCTGCAACACTGACAGCAGCAGGAACTGGTGTCACGGGATCACTTATGCGTATCTGACTAGTCTGTGCAGTGGGTACCCTAAACAGACCTGAGAAGCCcagcaacaataaaaatgtgtggtTTTGCATTGGTTTACCTTActagacttaaaaaaaaacattctataTTTACTCTGGTAAATTCAGTGTGACTGAactcatttgaaaaataaacgTAACTATCAATCTAGCGTTGACCAGGCAGCTTtagaagatattttttttatttaataaccATTTCATGAATTTGTAAACACAGTGAATACAACTCATAAAACGTCACTGGGACATCACGTTGGTTTTATGTATTTGTTGTCATAATTGTCCCGCACAGTTTATACAGCAAGATTCCTTTTAGTcgataaaatatataaaatccgAAAGCAGCATGAGACAAGTGTACAACAGTGCATTATCTAGCTTTGCAGAGTAACGGTTTGCGTGTAATTTGCGTTTGATTAGTCAATGAGTAATACACAGCTTAGATATATGACTCTcatgtcatatatatatatatattgaggATGAATGAAAGCGACAAACCTTTTGGATCGAAACTGACTTCATTTGTGTCGCTCATGTCGGTAGGGCTGTAGTCACTGTCACAGAACTGCCTCTTCTCACCGTGTCACCGTGCTGGCAACTCCTCACTGAACTAACTTCAATTGAACTCAGTCACAAATGCTATTCCTGTTACGGACCAtgactcacttcctggtacACAGTGACGTGTGAGACGTGCTCTTTCGTATACATCAAGTTATTTGACAGGACTATAAAGAATCAAATATGAAAGCGCGGTCGACGCAGTATTGAGATAATTAAACATATAATGTTATTataagacaaaaacatttaactgtATCAATTTGAACGATATTTGTAAATAGATTTTTCGAAAATGTTGTAAATACAGAGAGAGGGCTTTTTACTGTACTGGCAACCCTAAAACTGCTGCGACAGGCGCACCTGATtcggcttctgattggctgtactGCCCAATCTTGCGCCTGCTGATCAGGAAGAAGCTATTTCATCCCATCTCTGCCTATGGCGTGTTTGGAGCAATCTGGTTGTCCCCCTTTCCACGTGTAGTGACCCCGACTGCAGAGTCCTTGTTTGTTTAAAGCATGTCTGTTGTTAGAGCAAGTTTAAAATTAGTCATCCTTACCGCAGTTTTCGCCCTAGCGGTGCTGTTGCTGCGGCACTGGATGGCTGCTAAGCAGTATGTTTTCAACAAAGAAGACATTGCCAAATTGGCCAAACAATATGCAGGTGAGTTTGTCACTGAAGATATCTGTATCCAAACCGACTTAAAGCCAACCTGCAGGTTGCTTAAATATGGTTGAGCATGAAAGTGCACGCATGTATGTAGTCCAACTCCCTGCCTTTTACATAAACCGTACTATTTGCCTCTTTTCAGCACAAGACCATGATCAGGCCTTTTCTAAAATTGTGGTGGAGCTCAGAAAGAGGTAATCATTATGCTCTTTTGTATGAGAACTGTAGATATGCATTTAGACATGCCATGGAATCAGGGAATTATCTGACTTATCTCAATATTTAAAATTACTATAAACCATCTACAAAATTGATGCTGACATTCACTCGATTTGTTTTGATTCTTCTTGGGTTACAAAACTTTTATTCTGCAATCATCAGTTAACTATTTCTCTTTGTATATGCTTTTTGTCAATATTCATTGTgcaataaataatgacttagcCCTTAAACGGGTATTGAATATTTTCCAACAGTTTGTAAATAGTCATGAGTCATATTTAGGATGTGATTGGTGATCTTTCTgatatgtttatattttgtgtgtttatcaACCGGTTAATCTAGTGTACCTGAACTAGGTATCCCGGCCACATCCTGCCAGACGAGGACCTGCAGTGGGTGTTTGTGAATGCTGGAGGTTGGATGGGCTCTATGTGTCTCCTCCATGCCTCGCTCACAGAGTACTTGCTACTCTTTGGTACTGCAGTGGACACAGGAGGACACTCGGGTAATGCAGTATCCTCGGAAGTTGTATGCTCAAAAAGGAGCATTGCTGgtttttggcaaaaaaaattgCAGGAAGGTACAAGGATTGGTCATATTTGCATATAAGTTCCAGTGATTGCAAGGTCAAGCAAAGTAATGAGAGACCCATTTAAATGACACTTTCGAGAGTGACTCTTTCCAAATAAGTGCTGAAAGGTTTGTCATATCATAGTAAGAAAAAAGATCAGTTCCAACAGCGTTAAGATGAAATTTGTCAGTCGAATTAACATAATGGGGAAAAAGCAGATTTTTGTTGATGTATTACACAATCCCCtctttagttttatttgtggATTTTATCATTTGTATATTAAAATTTTACCATACATCTGCTCTGTTCTGCCATTAGGTCGCTACTGGGCTGAGATATCTGACACAGTCATATCTGGCACCTTCAGACAGTGGAAAGAGGGGACAACAAAGAGTGAATTATACTACCCCGGTAACTTATTTTAATCTGACAATATGTTTTCTATTCctatttgaatgaggcaaatgTATCTTACATAATTGCTCAACTCTTGTGTTATACTTACTCccagttttttttccttactCTGCTAAATGTTCAGGTGACACCATCATACACAGTGTAGGCGAGGCCACATCAGTCCAGTGGAGTGCTGGGACATGGATGGTGGAGTACGGCCAAGGTTTCATCCCCTCCACACTGGGATTTGCTCTTGCAGACACCCTGTTCAGCACCCAGGACTTTGTCACAATGTTCCACACCATCCGTGTTTATGTCAAgtgtctgctgctggaggccggTGCGCTATTTACGGAAGCAGGGGTTTTCTGAGGCGAGGTCGAAGAGGGACTGTAACATCAAGATTTAACATTTTCTACCCATGGTGTCTTACCCCTGACCATTAAAGTCTCATTAGGGTGAAAATTATCTGTGCCAGACCGCTTTATTGTCAGTTTTTCAAGACCGTTCCAAGTTATGTGAGTGCAGTTTATTTGAACA encodes:
- the sigmar1 gene encoding sigma non-opioid intracellular receptor 1, which gives rise to MSVVRASLKLVILTAVFALAVLLLRHWMAAKQYVFNKEDIAKLAKQYAAQDHDQAFSKIVVELRKRYPGHILPDEDLQWVFVNAGGWMGSMCLLHASLTEYLLLFGTAVDTGGHSGRYWAEISDTVISGTFRQWKEGTTKSELYYPGDTIIHSVGEATSVQWSAGTWMVEYGQGFIPSTLGFALADTLFSTQDFVTMFHTIRVYVKCLLLEAGALFTEAGVF